A single Carnobacterium inhibens subsp. inhibens DSM 13024 DNA region contains:
- a CDS encoding potassium channel family protein produces MAVRTIGVLGLGVFGSSIAKELNEFDCEVIAIDLSIDNVERVEPHVTQAIQGNITDLNFLRSIGLENCDVAVVATGTSLEASVLAIMNCKKLGIPSIIAKAKNKSFMEVLYEIGATKVIRPEKEAGTRVAKNVLRRHITDIVDLDEDYAVIEFKPPVRWIGKTFDELDLRQRYEINIIGIRKVNQKRMDVSFSPDYRIEEGTVLVGIAESEVFERYDYLNKLK; encoded by the coding sequence ATGGCAGTAAGAACAATCGGTGTATTAGGACTGGGTGTCTTTGGATCATCAATTGCTAAAGAATTAAATGAATTTGATTGTGAGGTTATTGCAATTGATTTAAGTATAGATAATGTTGAACGTGTCGAACCGCATGTAACACAAGCGATACAAGGAAATATCACTGATTTAAATTTTTTAAGAAGTATTGGTTTAGAAAATTGTGATGTAGCCGTTGTGGCAACAGGTACGAGCCTAGAAGCAAGTGTCTTAGCTATAATGAATTGCAAAAAATTAGGTATACCTTCAATTATTGCAAAAGCTAAAAATAAATCGTTCATGGAAGTTCTTTACGAAATTGGCGCTACAAAAGTGATTCGCCCTGAAAAGGAGGCTGGAACCCGTGTAGCAAAAAATGTGTTAAGAAGACATATCACTGATATTGTAGACTTAGATGAAGATTACGCTGTTATCGAATTCAAGCCTCCAGTACGTTGGATCGGAAAAACATTTGATGAACTAGATTTAAGACAAAGATATGAAATCAATATTATTGGAATCAGAAAAGTTAATCAAAAACGAATGGATGTTTCTTTCAGCCCAGATTACCGGATCGAAGAAGGAACAGTTTTGGTAGGGATAGCAGAATCAGAAGTATTTGAAC